The Cellulomonas sp. S1-8 genome has a window encoding:
- a CDS encoding metal ABC transporter ATP-binding protein, whose translation MNAIEAADVHVTLGGQPIVRGVDLTVPGGQVLALLGANGSGKSTLVRALLGVVPIAAGTVRLLGAPLGRAVPWERVGYVPQRMATAGGVPATALEVVVSGLLHGRRLRAPRDRRARATTALEALGVADLRDARVQDLSGGQQQRVLIARALVREPALLVLDEPTSGIDLPTQGSFVTALSGLRDAGTTVVVILHEIGPFAPLIDRSVVLRHGRVVHDGPPPPARGEHGDEGHDHMHPHADPEPPSDGPDLTLEVTR comes from the coding sequence GTGAACGCGATCGAGGCCGCCGACGTCCACGTGACGCTCGGGGGTCAGCCCATCGTCCGTGGTGTCGACCTGACGGTGCCCGGCGGCCAGGTCCTGGCGCTGCTGGGCGCCAACGGGTCCGGCAAGTCGACCCTGGTGCGTGCGCTGCTCGGCGTCGTCCCGATCGCCGCGGGCACCGTCCGCCTGCTCGGCGCACCGCTCGGACGCGCCGTGCCGTGGGAGCGCGTCGGGTACGTCCCGCAGCGGATGGCCACCGCGGGCGGAGTCCCGGCGACGGCCCTCGAGGTCGTCGTGTCGGGCCTGCTGCACGGTCGGCGCCTGCGCGCCCCGCGCGACCGGCGCGCCCGCGCCACGACGGCCCTCGAGGCGCTCGGCGTCGCGGACCTGCGCGACGCGCGCGTGCAGGACCTCTCCGGAGGGCAGCAGCAGCGCGTCCTCATCGCCCGGGCCCTGGTGCGCGAGCCCGCGCTGCTCGTCCTGGACGAGCCCACGTCCGGCATCGACCTGCCCACGCAGGGATCGTTCGTCACCGCGCTGTCGGGGCTGCGCGACGCAGGCACCACGGTCGTGGTGATCTTGCACGAGATCGGTCCGTTCGCCCCGCTGATCGACCGCTCGGTCGTGCTGCGGCACGGCCGCGTCGTGCACGACGGACCACCCCCGCCCGCGCGCGGCGAGCACGGTGACGAGGGCCACGACCACATGCACCCGCACGCCGACCCCGAACCCCCGTCCGACGGCCCGGACCTCACCCTCGAGGTGACCCGATGA
- a CDS encoding VOC family protein produces MGLTVNMVTFDTHDARALAAWWAGHSGGQVEAYDDDFVMVLPTEQGRPALGFQRVDDPTPGKNRVHVDLGVDDPAAWVERFLASGATRVAEHGLADGFAWTVLADPHGNQFCVSPTHTA; encoded by the coding sequence ATGGGACTGACGGTGAACATGGTGACCTTCGACACGCACGACGCCCGCGCCCTCGCGGCCTGGTGGGCGGGCCACAGCGGCGGGCAGGTCGAGGCGTACGACGACGACTTCGTCATGGTGCTGCCCACCGAGCAGGGCCGGCCCGCGCTGGGCTTCCAGCGCGTGGACGACCCGACGCCCGGCAAGAACCGGGTGCACGTCGACCTCGGGGTGGACGACCCGGCGGCGTGGGTCGAGCGGTTCCTCGCGTCGGGTGCGACCCGCGTCGCGGAGCACGGACTCGCTGACGGGTTCGCGTGGACGGTGCTCGCCGACCCGCACGGCAACCAGTTCTGCGTGTCGCCGACGCACACAGCGTGA
- a CDS encoding metal ABC transporter substrate-binding protein, giving the protein MSSSPRRPAVLAAALVAPVLALTACASASSGADDGAVQVLASFYPLQMVAQEVGGDRVEISSLTPPGAEPHDVELSPAQVASLGSAQLVVYLSGFQPAVDDAVAQATPAHVVDAADVADLETTEDEHAGEQAQGADDEHGHDGLDPHFWLDPTRMPAVADAVADALAEIDPDGAATFRTNAAALGDRFTELDETYAATLATCERRVFVTSHEAFGYLAQRYDLEQVGISGVDPETEPSPARLREVGELARTEGVTTIFFETLVSPKVSQTLAQDLGLTTAVLDPVEGLTDDAQDYFSIAEANLETLRVALSCS; this is encoded by the coding sequence ATGTCCAGCTCGCCCCGCCGTCCCGCCGTCCTCGCCGCCGCGCTCGTCGCGCCGGTGCTCGCGCTGACCGCCTGCGCCTCGGCCTCCTCCGGCGCCGACGACGGCGCCGTGCAGGTGCTCGCGTCGTTCTACCCCCTGCAGATGGTGGCGCAGGAGGTCGGTGGGGACCGCGTCGAGATCAGCTCCCTGACGCCGCCGGGAGCCGAGCCGCACGACGTCGAGCTCTCCCCCGCGCAGGTCGCGTCCCTCGGCTCCGCCCAGCTCGTCGTCTACCTGTCGGGCTTCCAGCCCGCCGTCGACGACGCGGTCGCCCAGGCGACCCCCGCGCACGTCGTCGACGCGGCGGACGTCGCGGACCTCGAGACCACCGAGGACGAGCACGCCGGCGAGCAGGCCCAGGGTGCGGACGACGAGCACGGCCACGACGGGCTCGACCCGCACTTCTGGCTCGACCCGACGCGCATGCCGGCCGTCGCCGACGCCGTCGCCGACGCGCTCGCCGAGATCGACCCCGACGGCGCCGCGACGTTCCGCACCAACGCCGCCGCGCTCGGGGACCGCTTCACCGAGCTCGACGAGACGTACGCGGCCACCCTGGCCACGTGCGAGCGCCGCGTCTTCGTCACGTCGCACGAGGCGTTCGGCTACCTCGCCCAGCGGTACGACCTCGAGCAGGTCGGCATCTCCGGTGTCGACCCCGAGACCGAGCCGTCGCCCGCCCGCCTCCGCGAGGTCGGCGAGCTGGCCCGGACCGAGGGGGTCACCACGATCTTCTTCGAGACGCTCGTCTCGCCCAAGGTCTCCCAGACCCTCGCCCAGGACCTGGGGCTCACGACCGCCGTGCTCGACCCCGTCGAGGGCCTCACGGACGACGCGCAGGACTACTTCTCGATCGCCGAGGCGAACCTCGAGACGCTGCGCGTGGCATTGTCCTGCTCGTGA
- a CDS encoding helix-turn-helix domain-containing protein: protein MTSRLMVLDEVMRTTRTTQSELSRLSGVHQPSISQFLSGKVDLSDEKLDDLLSCMGYRLEVVRRPVLPSLTRSERRSWLLHRQLSSSLSGSTLPEWLPTVRGNLERLRQRVTGQPHVRNLDRWTEMLDRGDVRGIRKVLTGLDRDSIEMREVSPLGGLLSLEQRSLVLARAI, encoded by the coding sequence ATGACCTCACGCCTGATGGTCCTCGACGAGGTGATGCGCACGACGCGCACCACCCAGTCCGAGCTGTCGCGTCTGAGCGGAGTCCACCAGCCGAGCATCAGTCAGTTCTTGTCGGGCAAGGTCGACCTCAGCGACGAGAAGCTCGACGACCTGCTCTCGTGCATGGGCTACCGGCTCGAGGTCGTGCGTCGGCCCGTCCTGCCCTCGTTGACGCGCTCCGAGCGGCGTTCCTGGCTCCTGCACCGGCAGCTGTCGTCGTCCCTGAGCGGCTCGACACTCCCCGAGTGGCTCCCGACGGTGCGCGGCAACCTCGAGCGCCTTCGGCAGCGGGTCACCGGTCAGCCGCACGTCCGCAATCTCGACCGCTGGACGGAGATGCTCGACCGCGGCGACGTGCGGGGGATCCGGAAGGTGCTGACGGGCCTCGACCGTGACTCCATCGAGATGCGTGAGGTCTCGCCGCTCGGGGGTCTGCTCTCCCTGGAGCAGCGTTCGCTCGTGCTCGCGCGAGCGATCTGA
- the recO gene encoding DNA repair protein RecO translates to MSLYRDEAIVLRTHKLGEADRIVTLLTREHGKVRAVGKGVRRTTSRFGSRLEPFMHIDVQLSTGRNLDVVTQVETLGAYGRQVCEDYALYTVGTVMLETAERLVEAEREPSVQQYRLLVGAVRALATRTHAAGLVLDSYLLRALAVAGWAPSFTDCARCGALGPHHAFAPAVGGAVCGACRPPGAAAPAPETFLLLAALLSGDWDVADASAERHRAEGNGLVAVFCQFHLERRLRSLPMVERV, encoded by the coding sequence GTGAGCCTCTACCGCGACGAGGCGATCGTGCTGCGCACCCACAAGCTGGGCGAGGCCGACCGCATCGTCACCCTCCTGACACGCGAGCACGGCAAGGTGCGCGCGGTCGGCAAGGGCGTGCGTCGCACGACGTCGCGGTTCGGGTCCCGGCTCGAGCCGTTCATGCACATCGACGTGCAGCTGAGCACCGGGCGCAACCTCGACGTCGTCACGCAGGTCGAGACGCTCGGGGCGTACGGGCGCCAGGTCTGCGAGGACTACGCGTTGTACACCGTGGGCACGGTGATGCTCGAGACGGCCGAGCGGCTCGTCGAGGCGGAGCGTGAGCCGTCGGTGCAGCAGTACCGGCTGCTCGTCGGCGCCGTGCGTGCGCTGGCCACCCGCACGCACGCCGCCGGGCTGGTGCTCGACTCCTACCTGCTGCGGGCGCTCGCCGTCGCCGGCTGGGCCCCGAGCTTCACCGACTGTGCGCGCTGCGGCGCGCTCGGGCCCCACCACGCGTTCGCCCCGGCGGTGGGGGGCGCGGTGTGCGGGGCGTGCCGCCCGCCCGGCGCCGCGGCTCCGGCGCCGGAGACGTTCCTGCTGCTGGCCGCGCTGCTGTCGGGCGACTGGGACGTCGCCGACGCGAGCGCCGAGCGGCACCGGGCCGAGGGCAACGGGCTCGTCGCGGTGTTCTGCCAGTTCCACCTGGAGCGGCGGCTGCGCTCGCTGCCCATGGTGGAGCGGGTCTGA
- a CDS encoding DUF6036 family nucleotidyltransferase, which translates to MTTCILPDGWRHRLVKVQNRNTAAPAGVPQFVGWCLDKDDLCVAKLCAGREKDLNFVSALLQSGLVSAQTVADRCAGVEAAHRPSAARAVAWLDRWIS; encoded by the coding sequence ATGACCACGTGCATCCTGCCGGACGGATGGCGACACCGCCTGGTCAAGGTCCAGAACCGCAACACGGCGGCGCCTGCCGGTGTACCCCAGTTCGTGGGCTGGTGCCTCGACAAGGACGATCTCTGCGTCGCGAAGCTGTGCGCCGGTCGCGAGAAGGATCTCAACTTCGTCTCGGCGCTCCTCCAGAGCGGCCTCGTGTCCGCACAGACCGTTGCCGATCGATGTGCGGGCGTCGAGGCGGCACATCGCCCGTCGGCGGCACGAGCGGTCGCGTGGTTGGACCGGTGGATCAGCTGA
- a CDS encoding isoprenyl transferase encodes MPRETVPPYPHPSGARPPQIPRELVPRHVAIVMDGNGRWANARGLPRVEGHRAGEASLLDVVAGAIEIGVQHVSAYAFSTENWSRSPDEVRFLMGFNRDVLRRRRDLMDSWGVRVRWAGRRPRLWRSVITELEVAEQQTIENTTCTLTMCVNYGGRAEIADAAQAIAREVAAGRLKPERVTEKTVQQYLDEPDLPDVDLFLRSSGEQRISNFMLWQSAYAEMVFLDEPWPDVDRRHLWRAVETYARRDRRYGGAVDAPTPG; translated from the coding sequence GTGCCACGCGAGACCGTCCCGCCCTACCCGCACCCCTCCGGTGCCCGGCCGCCGCAGATCCCCCGGGAGCTCGTGCCGCGGCACGTGGCGATCGTCATGGACGGCAACGGCCGCTGGGCGAACGCCCGCGGGCTGCCCCGCGTCGAGGGCCACCGGGCGGGGGAGGCGTCGCTCCTGGACGTCGTGGCCGGGGCGATCGAGATCGGCGTCCAGCACGTGTCGGCGTACGCGTTCTCGACGGAGAACTGGTCGCGCTCGCCGGACGAGGTCCGCTTCCTCATGGGCTTCAACCGCGACGTCCTGCGTCGGCGCCGTGACCTCATGGACTCCTGGGGCGTGCGCGTGCGCTGGGCGGGACGTCGGCCGCGCCTGTGGCGCTCGGTCATCACCGAGCTCGAGGTCGCCGAGCAGCAGACGATCGAGAACACGACGTGCACGCTGACGATGTGCGTCAACTACGGGGGCCGCGCCGAGATCGCGGACGCGGCGCAGGCCATCGCGCGCGAGGTCGCCGCGGGCCGGCTCAAGCCCGAGCGCGTGACCGAGAAGACCGTGCAGCAGTACCTCGACGAGCCGGACCTGCCCGACGTCGACCTGTTCCTGCGCTCGTCGGGGGAGCAGCGCATCTCGAACTTCATGCTGTGGCAGTCGGCGTACGCCGAGATGGTGTTCCTCGACGAGCCGTGGCCCGACGTCGACCGGCGGCACCTGTGGCGCGCGGTCGAGACGTACGCGCGGCGCGACCGCCGCTACGGCGGGGCGGTCGACGCGCCGACCCCCGGCTGA
- a CDS encoding DedA family protein yields MTSTELLAGYGLDGLPVVAALLCLFGIVLVRSHLTYWAGRGVARGARYEGEHRHGPRWWQRTVERTARLASTPSARTGVALVHRVGPLAVTLAYVTVGIQTAVFAGAGMLRMPYLRFTLASIPGAALWAVIWGTVGLGAVWGALALAAGSPWGLVGVVGVAALVAAVVVTVTRRRRRAEPHLAVPARADDLSAAPEHR; encoded by the coding sequence GTGACGTCGACGGAGCTGCTCGCCGGCTACGGCCTCGACGGTCTGCCCGTCGTGGCCGCGCTGCTGTGCCTCTTCGGCATCGTCCTGGTCCGCTCGCACCTGACCTACTGGGCGGGTCGCGGGGTCGCGCGCGGCGCGCGCTACGAGGGCGAGCACCGGCACGGCCCGCGGTGGTGGCAGCGCACGGTGGAGCGCACCGCCCGACTCGCCTCGACCCCGTCGGCGCGCACCGGCGTCGCGCTCGTCCACCGCGTCGGACCCCTCGCCGTGACCCTCGCCTACGTCACCGTCGGGATCCAGACCGCCGTGTTCGCGGGCGCCGGCATGCTCCGGATGCCCTACCTGCGCTTCACGCTCGCGTCGATCCCCGGCGCCGCCCTGTGGGCGGTCATCTGGGGGACGGTGGGTCTCGGCGCCGTCTGGGGTGCGCTCGCCCTCGCGGCGGGCTCCCCCTGGGGGCTCGTCGGTGTCGTCGGCGTCGCCGCGCTCGTCGCGGCCGTCGTCGTCACGGTCACGCGCCGGCGGCGCCGCGCCGAGCCGCACCTCGCGGTGCCGGCGCGGGCGGACGACCTCTCCGCCGCCCCCGAGCACCGCTGA
- a CDS encoding metal ABC transporter permease, with amino-acid sequence MTGWDEVLTLLGSPLMQRALVAAVLVGAAAPVVGTFLVQRRMALMGDGIGHVALTGVALGWLVGSWAAVSPVDALAVPGAVVAAVVGSVVIELVRERGRTSGDLALAIMFYGGIAGGVLLIKVAGGTNANLMSYLFGSISTVSNGDLAWTAALAVLVLTVGVGLRWALFAVSHDEEFARASGLPVRALSMIVATLAALTVTISMRVVGLLLVSALMIVPVAVAQIFARSFGRTMIVASAIGVTVSVVGLVITYWNDVPPGATIVVLAIALYAAAAVVQPLLARRHATRDPHPDVSDDVLVPTTDPGCDDDTPDAVRPRTFGR; translated from the coding sequence ATGACCGGCTGGGACGAGGTCCTGACCCTCCTGGGCTCGCCCCTGATGCAGCGGGCGCTCGTCGCGGCCGTGCTCGTGGGGGCGGCGGCACCCGTCGTGGGCACGTTCCTTGTCCAGCGGCGGATGGCCCTCATGGGCGACGGCATCGGCCACGTCGCCCTCACCGGCGTCGCGCTCGGCTGGCTGGTCGGCAGCTGGGCCGCCGTGTCACCGGTCGACGCGCTCGCCGTGCCCGGGGCCGTCGTGGCCGCGGTCGTCGGGTCGGTCGTCATCGAGCTCGTCCGCGAGCGCGGCCGCACGAGCGGGGACCTGGCCCTGGCCATCATGTTCTACGGCGGCATCGCCGGCGGCGTGCTCCTGATCAAGGTCGCCGGTGGCACCAACGCGAACCTCATGAGCTACCTTTTCGGGTCGATCTCGACCGTGTCGAACGGGGACCTGGCCTGGACGGCTGCGCTGGCCGTGCTGGTGCTGACCGTCGGGGTCGGCCTGCGCTGGGCGCTGTTCGCGGTGAGCCACGACGAGGAGTTCGCGCGCGCGAGCGGGCTGCCGGTCCGCGCGCTGTCGATGATCGTCGCGACGCTCGCCGCCCTGACGGTGACGATCTCGATGCGGGTCGTCGGCCTGCTGCTCGTCAGCGCGTTGATGATCGTGCCCGTCGCGGTGGCCCAGATCTTCGCGCGGTCCTTCGGCCGCACCATGATCGTGGCGAGCGCGATCGGCGTCACGGTCAGCGTCGTCGGGCTCGTCATCACGTACTGGAACGACGTGCCCCCGGGGGCGACGATCGTCGTCCTCGCGATCGCGCTGTACGCGGCGGCGGCCGTGGTCCAGCCCCTGCTCGCGCGACGGCACGCGACACGCGACCCGCACCCCGACGTCTCCGACGACGTCCTTGTCCCCACGACCGACCCGGGCTGCGACGACGACACCCCCGACGCCGTGCGTCCCCGGACCTTCGGCAGGTAA
- a CDS encoding glycine--tRNA ligase, whose protein sequence is MAAAPSRLDSVVSLAKRRGFVFPSGEIYGGTRSAWDYGPLGVELKENIKRQWWRAMVTSRDDIVGLDSSVILPRQVWVASGHVGVFTDPLTECLSCHKRFREDHLLEDFEAKKGRAPENGLTDIACPNCGTRGSWTEPRDFNMMLKTYLGPVEDESGLHYLRPETAQGIFVNFKNVYTAARMRPPFGIGQIGKSFRNEITPGNFIFRTREFEQMEMEFFVEPGTDETWHQYWIDTRTDWYTGLGIARENLRHFEHPAEKLSHYSKRTVDIEYRFGFSGSEWGELEGIANRTDFDLTTHSESSGQDLSFFDQAKNERYVPYVIEPAAGLTRSLMAFLVESYTEDEAPNTKGGVDKRVVLKLDPRLAPIKAAVLPLSRNEQLSPKARDLAAELRRSWNVEFDDAGAIGRRYRRQDEIGTPFCITVDFDTLDDQAVTIRHRDDMSQQRVALDQVTGYLAQRLVGA, encoded by the coding sequence GTGGCTGCCGCACCCTCCCGTCTCGACTCCGTCGTCTCCCTCGCCAAGCGCCGGGGGTTCGTCTTCCCGAGCGGTGAGATCTACGGGGGAACCCGCTCCGCGTGGGACTACGGCCCGCTGGGCGTCGAGCTCAAGGAGAACATCAAGCGGCAGTGGTGGCGGGCGATGGTGACGAGCCGCGACGACATCGTCGGCCTCGACTCCTCCGTGATCCTGCCCCGGCAGGTCTGGGTCGCCTCGGGCCACGTCGGCGTGTTCACCGACCCGCTCACCGAGTGCCTGTCGTGCCACAAGCGGTTCCGTGAGGACCACCTGCTGGAGGACTTCGAGGCGAAGAAGGGCCGCGCACCCGAGAACGGGCTGACCGACATCGCCTGCCCCAACTGCGGCACCCGCGGCAGCTGGACGGAGCCGCGCGACTTCAACATGATGCTCAAGACCTACCTCGGCCCCGTCGAGGACGAGTCCGGCCTGCACTACCTGCGGCCCGAGACGGCCCAGGGCATCTTCGTGAACTTCAAGAACGTCTACACTGCCGCCCGCATGCGGCCGCCGTTCGGCATCGGGCAGATCGGCAAGTCGTTCCGCAACGAGATCACCCCCGGCAACTTCATCTTCCGGACGCGTGAGTTCGAGCAGATGGAGATGGAGTTCTTCGTCGAGCCCGGCACGGACGAGACGTGGCACCAGTACTGGATCGACACGCGCACCGACTGGTACACCGGTCTGGGCATCGCGCGCGAGAACCTGCGCCACTTCGAGCACCCGGCCGAGAAGCTCTCGCACTACTCCAAGCGCACCGTCGACATCGAGTACCGCTTCGGCTTCAGCGGCAGCGAGTGGGGCGAGCTCGAGGGCATCGCCAACCGCACCGACTTCGACCTCACGACGCACTCGGAGAGCTCCGGCCAGGACCTCTCGTTCTTCGACCAGGCCAAGAACGAGCGCTACGTGCCGTACGTCATCGAGCCGGCGGCCGGCCTGACGCGCTCGCTGATGGCGTTCCTCGTCGAGTCGTACACGGAGGACGAGGCGCCCAACACCAAGGGCGGCGTCGACAAGCGGGTCGTGCTCAAGCTCGACCCGCGACTCGCGCCGATCAAGGCCGCCGTGCTGCCGCTGTCACGCAACGAGCAGCTCAGCCCCAAGGCGCGTGACCTCGCTGCCGAGCTGCGGCGCAGCTGGAACGTGGAGTTCGACGACGCGGGTGCGATCGGCCGTCGGTACCGCCGCCAGGACGAGATCGGCACGCCGTTCTGCATCACCGTCGACTTCGACACGCTGGACGACCAGGCCGTCACGATCCGTCACCGCGACGACATGTCGCAGCAGCGCGTCGCCCTCGACCAGGTCACCGGCTACCTCGCGCAGCGCCTCGTCGGCGCCTGA
- the leuA gene encoding 2-isopropylmalate synthase — protein sequence MSSLSPTSPAPITPAPSVERNPQQPSGMPVHRYRPFHEQIRVDLPDRTWPDRRATRAPRWCAVDLRDGNQALIEPMNPARKLEMFELLVDMGFKEIEVGFPSASQTDFDFVRMLIEEDRIPGDVVIQVLTQAREHLIERTYEAIAGAKQAIVHLYNSTSVLQREVVFRSDEDGIADIAVSGARFCKKYEELVPDTDVFYEYSPESYTGTELEYAVRVCNAVLDVLEPTPERPVIINLPATVEMATPNVYADSIEWMGRHLRYRESVVLSLHPHNDRGTAVAAAELGYLAGADRIEGCLFGNGERTGNVDLVTLGLNLFSQGIDPQLDFSDIDRIRRTVERCNQMPVHERHPYGGDLVFTAFSGSHQDAIKKGLDALEVRAATVGKDVGDVEWAVPYLPIDPKDVGRSYEAIIRVNSQSGKGGISYLLKSEKDLDLPRRLQIEFSQVVQRHTDQHGTEVTADQLWSIFSDEYLPATPDGPLEPWGRFALRGTRATSTEGGQDTLEVDLVDRGVDMTLRGVGNGPVAAFVAVLRQVGVEVAVLDYAEHALSAGGDAAAAAYVECAIGDDILWGVGIDPSITTSSLKAIVSAVNRHER from the coding sequence ATGAGCAGCCTGAGCCCCACGTCCCCCGCGCCGATCACCCCGGCGCCCAGCGTCGAGCGCAACCCGCAGCAGCCCTCGGGCATGCCGGTGCACCGCTACCGCCCGTTCCACGAGCAGATCCGCGTCGACCTGCCCGACCGCACCTGGCCGGACCGGCGCGCGACGCGCGCCCCGCGGTGGTGCGCGGTCGACCTGCGCGACGGCAACCAGGCCCTGATCGAGCCGATGAACCCGGCACGCAAGCTCGAGATGTTCGAGCTGCTGGTCGACATGGGCTTCAAGGAGATCGAGGTCGGCTTCCCGTCGGCGTCGCAGACGGACTTCGACTTCGTCCGGATGCTCATCGAGGAGGACCGGATCCCGGGTGACGTCGTCATCCAGGTGCTGACGCAGGCGCGCGAGCACCTCATCGAGCGCACGTACGAGGCGATCGCGGGCGCCAAGCAGGCGATCGTCCACCTGTACAACTCCACGTCCGTGCTGCAGCGCGAGGTCGTGTTCCGCTCGGACGAGGACGGCATCGCCGACATCGCCGTGTCCGGCGCGCGGTTCTGCAAGAAGTACGAGGAGCTGGTCCCGGACACCGACGTGTTCTACGAGTACAGCCCCGAGTCGTACACGGGCACCGAGCTGGAGTACGCGGTGCGGGTCTGCAACGCCGTGCTCGACGTGCTGGAGCCGACCCCCGAGCGGCCCGTCATCATCAACCTGCCCGCGACGGTCGAGATGGCGACGCCCAACGTCTACGCGGACTCGATCGAGTGGATGGGCCGCCACCTGCGCTACCGCGAGTCCGTCGTGCTGTCCCTGCACCCGCACAACGACCGCGGCACGGCCGTGGCGGCCGCCGAGCTGGGGTACCTGGCCGGTGCCGACCGCATCGAGGGCTGCCTGTTCGGCAACGGCGAGCGCACCGGCAACGTCGACCTGGTGACCCTCGGCCTGAACCTCTTCAGCCAGGGCATCGACCCGCAGCTGGACTTCTCCGACATCGACCGCATCCGCCGCACCGTCGAGCGCTGCAACCAGATGCCGGTGCACGAGCGCCACCCGTACGGCGGTGACCTGGTCTTCACCGCGTTCTCCGGGTCCCACCAGGACGCGATCAAGAAGGGCCTGGACGCCCTCGAGGTCCGGGCGGCCACCGTGGGCAAGGACGTCGGCGACGTCGAGTGGGCCGTGCCGTACCTGCCGATCGACCCGAAGGACGTCGGCCGGTCGTACGAGGCGATCATCCGGGTCAACTCCCAGTCCGGGAAGGGCGGGATCTCCTACCTGCTGAAGTCCGAGAAGGACCTGGACCTGCCGCGCCGGCTCCAGATCGAGTTCTCGCAGGTCGTGCAGCGGCACACCGACCAGCACGGCACCGAGGTCACGGCCGACCAGCTGTGGTCGATCTTCAGCGACGAGTACCTGCCCGCGACCCCCGACGGCCCGCTGGAGCCCTGGGGGCGGTTCGCCCTGCGGGGGACGCGCGCGACCAGCACCGAGGGCGGGCAGGACACGCTCGAGGTGGACCTCGTCGACCGCGGTGTCGACATGACCCTGCGGGGTGTCGGCAACGGCCCCGTCGCGGCGTTCGTCGCGGTGCTGCGCCAGGTCGGCGTCGAGGTCGCCGTCCTCGACTACGCGGAGCACGCGCTGTCGGCCGGCGGCGACGCGGCGGCGGCCGCCTACGTCGAGTGCGCGATCGGCGACGACATCCTGTGGGGCGTCGGCATCGACCCGTCGATCACGACGTCCTCGCTCAAGGCGATCGTCTCGGCCGTGAACCGGCACGAGCGCTGA